In Portunus trituberculatus isolate SZX2019 chromosome 28, ASM1759143v1, whole genome shotgun sequence, one genomic interval encodes:
- the LOC123510046 gene encoding tetraspanin-13-like isoform X1 has translation MCGGFTCSKNSLLALNILYIIVAFIMIGVAAGANMSSIVTSLSLVSAIIACAVFLLFISIVGLIGASKHHQVMLFFYMIVLFIIFIIQFSVACACLAINEDQERLVAANGWLEGGLPIQADAQNWFRCCGYNNSDLGLTQGGDHPSCKDIPSCCPNVTEESMCCRSPNDCHCVSCDIPIKQVMLRGFQLVGGIGLFFSFTEVIGFLIAKRFRHQVDPRANIESLLR, from the exons ATGTGTGGGGGATTCACATGTTCCAAAAACAGCCTCCTGGCGCTCAACATACTGTACATC ATCGTGGCTTTTATAATGATCGGCGTGGCGGCGGGAGCAAACATGTCTTCAATTGTCACCTCCCTGTCACTGGTGTCTGCCATTATAGCATGTGCcgtgttcctcctcttcatctccataGTGGGTCTCATTGGCGCCAGCAAGCACCACCAG GTGATGCTGTTCTTCTACATGATCGTGctgttcatcatcttcatcatccagTTCTCGGTAGCTTGTGCCTGCCTGGCCATCAATGAGGACCAGGAGAGACTTGTTGCTGCCAat GGATGGCTGGAAGGTGGATTGCCTATACAAGCAGATGCACAGAACTGGTTTAGGTGCTGCGGCTACAACAACAGCGACCTCGGTCTGACCCAGGGAGGCGACCACCCTTCGTGTAAGGAT ATCCCCAGCTGTTGCCCCAACGTGACGGAAGAATCAATGTGCTGCAGGTCCCCTAATGATTGCCATTGTGTGTCCTGTGATATTCCCATCAAGCAGGTGATGCTCAGAGGATTCCAGCTGGTGGGAGGCATTggacttttcttctccttcactgag GTCATTGGCTTCCTCATTGCTAAGCGCTTTCGACACCAGGTGGATCCAAGAGCTAACATTGAGAGTCTACTGCGATAA
- the LOC123510046 gene encoding tetraspanin-13-like isoform X2 → MCGGFTCSKNSLLALNILYIIVAFIMIGVAAGANMSSIVTSLSLVSAIIACAVFLLFISIVGLIGASKHHQVMLFFYMIVLFIIFIIQFSVACACLAINEDQERLVAANGWLEGGLPIQADAQNWFRCCGYNNSDLGLTQGGDHPSCKDIPSCCPNVTEESMCCRSPNDCHCVSCDIPIKQVMLRGFQLVGGIGLFFSFTEFLGVWLTVRYRNQRDPRANPSAFL, encoded by the exons ATGTGTGGGGGATTCACATGTTCCAAAAACAGCCTCCTGGCGCTCAACATACTGTACATC ATCGTGGCTTTTATAATGATCGGCGTGGCGGCGGGAGCAAACATGTCTTCAATTGTCACCTCCCTGTCACTGGTGTCTGCCATTATAGCATGTGCcgtgttcctcctcttcatctccataGTGGGTCTCATTGGCGCCAGCAAGCACCACCAG GTGATGCTGTTCTTCTACATGATCGTGctgttcatcatcttcatcatccagTTCTCGGTAGCTTGTGCCTGCCTGGCCATCAATGAGGACCAGGAGAGACTTGTTGCTGCCAat GGATGGCTGGAAGGTGGATTGCCTATACAAGCAGATGCACAGAACTGGTTTAGGTGCTGCGGCTACAACAACAGCGACCTCGGTCTGACCCAGGGAGGCGACCACCCTTCGTGTAAGGAT ATCCCCAGCTGTTGCCCCAACGTGACGGAAGAATCAATGTGCTGCAGGTCCCCTAATGATTGCCATTGTGTGTCCTGTGATATTCCCATCAAGCAGGTGATGCTCAGAGGATTCCAGCTGGTGGGAGGCATTggacttttcttctccttcactgag TTCCTGGGCGTGTGGCTCACAGTGCGGTACAGGAACCAGCGGGACCCGCGGGCTAACCCCTCTGCCTTCCTGTAG